Within the Scytonema millei VB511283 genome, the region GTACTATCAATGGTGGCACTCTCTGCCACAATGATTTACCTCATTGATGCGTTGTTTGCTTGGGCAGCAAGAAAGGTATTCTGATGACTTTTGCAACAGACGAGCCAGGTGACTCTCGCCGCGAAGAAGAGGCAACACCAGCGATCTCTGACACAGCAGATCGCAAGCCGCGTTGGTATGCCGTACAAGTCGCCTCTGGCTGTGAAAAGCGCGTGAAAGCAGACTTAGAGCGACGGGCGCAGACATTCGACGTATCCGAGCGCATTTTTCAAGTAGAAATTCCGCAAAGTAAAGCCTTCAAAATCCGTAAAGATGGCAGTAGGCAAGAAACAGATGAAAAAGTGTTTCCTGGTTACGTGCTAGTCAAAATGGCGATGGATGATGAAACGTGGCAGGTGGTGAAAAATACCTCTCACGTCATTAACTTTGTGGGAGCCGAACAAAAGCGTGGTAGCGGTCGCGGTCGCGGTCACGTTAAACCCCTACCCCTCAGTCCCCCAGAAGTAGAAAGAATCTTTAAGCAAGCTCAGGAACAGGAGCCAGTGGTCAAAATCAATTTGGCAGCTGGAGATCGAATTATCGTGTTAACTGGTCCGTTTAAAGACTTTGAAGGCGAAGTGGTGGAAGTCAGTCCAGAACGGAGTAAGCTAAAAGCTTTGCTCTCAATTTTCGGACGGGACACGCCCGTAGAATTGGAGTTCAATCAGGTTCAGAAACAAGGCTAGAACAGAGAAATGGCAAAGAAAGTAGTTGCGGTCATTAAGCTGGCGTTGAATGCTGGTAAAGCTAACCCAGCACCGCCAGTCGGACCAGCGCTAGGTCAGCATGGCGTGAATATTATGATGTTCTGCAAAGAATACAACGCCAGAACCGCCGACCAAGCAGGAATGGTCATTCCCGTAGAAATTTCGGTGTTTGAAGACAGAAGCTTTACCTTTGTCCTCAAAACTCCCCCTGCTTCCGTATTGATTCGTAAAGCCGCAGGGATCGAGCGCGGGTCTAACGAGCCAAATAAAAAGCGAGTTGGTTCGATTTCAACAGCTCAATTGCGAGAAATCGCCCAAACGAAGCTACCAGACCTTAACGCTAACGATATCGATGCCGCGATGAAAATTGTGGCAGGAACGGCGAAAAACATGGGCGTAAACGTCACCGAGTAGGGGCGAGGAGCGAGGAATGAGGGGTGAGAGGCTTTGGAAGCATCCTCAATCCAAAATCTAAAATCTAAAATCCAAAATTATATCGGGGGAGAGGCAGGAAGCTTCGCAACGACCCCAGGAGAGCAAAATGGCAAAGAAAGTATCGAGAAGATTGCGATCGCTGCAAGAGAAAGTAGAAGATCGGGCTTATGCGCCGATTGAAGCGTTGCAATTATTAAAAGAAACCGCTACAGCTAAGTTTCCCGAAGCTGCAGAAGCACATATACGGTTGGGAATCGATCCGAAATATACAGACCAACAGCTCAGAACGACAGTCGTACTACCCAAAGGTACGGGTCAAGAAGTTCGCGTTGCCGTGATTGCTAGAGGTGAAAAGGTCACGGAAGCGAGCAATGCAGGAGCAGATATCGTTGGCTCTGAGGAATTAATTACCGAAATTCAAAACGGTAGAATGGACTTTGACAAACTCATCGCTACACCTGATGTTATGCCCCAAGTGGCAAGATTGGGTAAGTTGTTGGGTCCACGCGGTTTGATGCCATCGCCGAAAGGGGGAACAGTAACATTTGACATCGCCAGCGCGATCTCGGAGTTCAAAGCTGGTAAACTAGAATTTCGTGCCGATCGTACGGGAATCGTTCACGTCATGTTTGGGAAAGCAGCTTTCCCCGCCGAAGATTTGCTAGTCAATTTGAAGGCGCTACAAGAAACTATCGATCGTAACCGTCCCTCTGGTGCAAAAGGTCGTTACTGGCGAACCATCTTTGTGTCTGCTACGATGGGACCCGCAATTGAAGTTGAAATCAGCGGCTTGCGAGATCTCAAGATGGCAGAAGCAGCGTAGAGAATTCGGAATTCGGAATTCGGAATTCGGAATTAAATGAGAATAAAAAAAGCCGAAGATAGCAGGTGCTAATTAGCTTAATATCCTGCCGAGGTTTGTACAAAAATGTTTTTGATGACACTAGTTATAGTGAAGTCGAAATAACATGACGTACACCGTGTCACCTCGGCTCTTGAGTCGAGGTTTTGTTTTGGGTGGGGTAGAGACAGTAACCAGTTATCAGTGACCAGTGACCAAGAGTCGTTTAATCTCCTCTGCTTCCTCAGCTCCTCAGCTTCCTCTGCTCTCTTCCCCCGATTCCCGACTTCCTGATAACTGACAACTGTTAACTGATAACTGAAATTAGCTAGGAGGTGAAATGAATGGGTAGAACCATAGAAAACAAAAAAGAGATTGTAGAGGATCTCAAAGCTACTTTGAGTGAGTCCCAACTCGCTCTTGTGATTAACTATCAAGGGTTATCGGTGGCTGAAATTACAGATTTACGGCGGCGATTGCGCCCAACCGGAACAGTCTGTAAAGTCACCAAAAACACGCTGATGGGCATCGCGATTAGCGGTCAGGATAACTGGCTAGCTATGGAAGAATTGCTCCAAGGTTCTTCAGCATTTTTGCTGGTAAAAGAAGATATCAGCGGTGCAATCAAGGCTTACCAGGACTTCCAAAAAGCCAGCAAGAAAACTGAATTGCGCGGTGGCGTAATGGAAGGTCGTCTGCTGAAAGAAGCAGATGTTAAGGCACTGGGAGACTTGCCATCTAAAGAGCAGCTTATGGCTCAAATTGCTGGAGCTATCAATGCATTGGCAACCAAAGTTGCTGTGGGGATCAACGAAGTTCCATCTTCGCTGGCGCGTGGTATTCAGGCGTATGCCGATAAAGATGGCTCGGCTGCGACCGAAACAGATGCTGCTGCTTAATCAGTAGCGAGAAAGACAAGCACAAATTTAGATTACATAGGAGTTAATTGCATGTCTGCTGCAACCGATCAAATTTTGGAACAACTCAAATCTTTAACTTTGCTAGAAGCATCTGAGTTAGTCAAGCAAATCGAAGAAGCTTTTGGCGTAAGTGCTGCTGCTCCTGCTGGAGGCATGATGATGATGGCTCCTGGTGCTGGCGCTGCTGCTCCTGCTGAGGAAGTCGAAGAGAAGACTGAATTCGACGTAATTCTAGAAGAAGTCCCCGCTGATAAGAAGATTGCCATCCTGAAGCAAGTGCGCGAACTAACAGGTCTAGGCTTGAAAGAAGCTAAAGACTTAGTAGAATCTGCACCCAAGCCAGTGAAGGAAGGCATTGCTAAAGAAGCGGCAGAAGATGCGAAGAAGACTCTAGAAGCTGCTGGCGCTAAGGTGACTGTTAAGTAATCAGTTATCAGTTATCAGTTATCAGTTATCAGGCTGAAACTGATAAAAGGAAATGTCGCCTTGTGTAGGGGTGGGTTCACCAACAATCTCTGTTTTAGACAAAGATCTAGGTGAACCTGCCCCTATCGGTATATTTCGGTATATTTGGGTAATGAATTTAATCATGTAAATTTGCATCCCAGATGCCGATGTAAATGCGATCGCGGCTATTACGTTCGATCGCTCCTTTTAGTTGACCTTGACGAAAAGAATATCTGTTAGTCCGGCGCTGATAAACTTGTTGCAATCCTTTGGTAATTTCAGGTGCGATTCGATCGCGTAACATTCGCTGTAGTGTTGTTTGCATAGTTTCCGGCGCGACTGATTGAGCAAAAGAGACTTCAGTTTGACGCAACCGTCCAGAAGTGCGATCGAATAAATAACCGAGCGTAATGCGTTCTGGCTCGATATCGTAAATTGCCGCACGGGTGTTAACCCAAAGACCTCTACTCGTTTTTGTAGGATTGCCTAATGCTGCTTTGACTACATTTTCAGTAGTACCAATCGGAAATCCAGGTATATCTCGATCTCGATCCCCTCTAGCCCCCCTTAATAAGGGGGGTTGTATAGAGTTTCGGTCTGTCGCCCCCCCCCTTTGTAAGGAGGATTGTGGAGAGTTTTGGTCTGTCGCCCTCCTTTGTAAGGGGGGTTGGGGGGATCGAGCAGCTACGGGACTAGCGGGAGAGTTTTGGTCTGTCGCCCTCCTTTGTAAGGGGGGTTGGGGGGATCTATCCGTTGTTACGGGTGTAGGCGGCGATGCTGGCAGCACAGACGATCGCGGTGCTGGCTGGGGAACGAAACTAAAAACTGTAGCAGTACTGAGCAATCCACCAATAAGCAGCCCACCGAAAATCAGATATTTCTGCTTTTTGCCCGAACTCTGTCGAATTGTAGGAGGGGGTATAGTTTGAGTTTCTAAAGTCTGCTGGTGAGTGGGAGCGATCGCATCTCGATCGACTTCCTGGCAGGAGGATATAGTATCTACAGATTGCAAATCGTTAAGCATTTTAATCGCAGTTGAGTAGCGATCGCGTGGCTGATACTCAACTGCTTTATTCAGCACGGCGGCTAAACTAGGACTCACGTTTGCCGCGTATTGCTGCCAGATCGCTCTTTCGGTATGCGGGTCAACCTCTAACTCTTGCGGTAACTTACCAGTCAAAAGATAAATAGCTGTCATGCCCAAACTGTAAATATCGCTGGCGTAGATCGGTCGCCCTACGGCTTGTTCTGGAGCCATGAAGCCAGGAGTGCCCAGCACCATTGTATAAATCGATCTACCTTGAGCCGCGATCGCCGTTGCCATTGTTTCCTTAACCGCGCCAAAATCAATCATGACTGGCTGGCAATCTGGCTGACGCAAAATAATATTGTCTGGCTTAATATCGCGATAAATAATTCCCTTACTATGGACGTAATGTAGAACTTTAAGTAGACTCACTAAGATTTTCCAGACAGTTGCTTCGCTCAGCACCCCTTCAGATGTAACTTTTCTCGTGAGAGTTTCACCCTCAATCCACTCCTGAATCAGGTAAAACTGTCCGTTTTCGCTAAAGTAGGCGTACAACTTAGGAATTTGATCGCTACCTGCACTCAAAGCTTCCAAGGTTGCAGCCTCACGCTGGAACCTCTCTTGAATGATTTGATACAGTTGCAAATCGTTTGCTACGGGTTTGAGTTGCTTAACTACGCAAGGACGGCGAGACGGCAAATATGTATCTGCTGCCAGAAAAGTTTCGCCAAAGCCGCCTGCTCCCAGTAATTTAATTGTTTGATAGCGATTATTGAGTAACGCAGTTGTCATGGAAAGTTTACTAGCAGTTTTTATACTGCTCGAATGCCATAACTCTACAGTAGCTATTTATTCAAATATCATCTGCTACCAAAAGAAACACCTCATTCGATTAGGGTTCAAACACTGTAGCTGCCTCAATATCTTCTGGTATAGCAAAATCATGGACGATCTGGGCGATCGCTTTTATCTTGGCAAAATTATCTACCACGCCCGACCGATAAGCAGCTGGGATTGGTAAATCCAACACCAGCGCCATGAGATCGACATATTCAGCTAAATCTAACTGCTGCTCGTCCATGATTAACTAGCGGTCGTGCAATCTGGGGCAAAGTTACCATGCAGTCCGTAGGGAATATGATGCTTGAGATGTAAAGTCGCGATCGCGCCTTTATTTAAATCCCGACCATCCAAAATTACCACATCAGAACGGTGGTGGGTAGAATCATAAACCACACTCAGTACCCAACCATCATCTTCTAACGTCGAGTCAGGACGGGGGACAAAAATCGGTTCGCTGATAAAGCCACGCGGCGCAGCACTCCAAAGTTGCCGTTCTCCAGTTTCTAAGTCGATTTTGAGAATTGCTTGCAAAGGTGCATTTCCGGTCGATTCATGCGCCGCACCCATAAACAGATAGCGATAAGGTCTACCTACTTTATCCTTGTGGATGCTAGGAAATTCGCAACATCTCTCCTCTATCAGTTCTCGCGATACTGTTTTATCTTGTAAGTTGAGATGAAAGCGCCACAATTGCCCAGGCTTGAGCGCATCAAAATCTACTTGCTTGAAATCGCTGGCTGGTTCTACTTCGGGGAAAGACTCGTAGCAAATTGAATCAACCACAATTTCCCCATCTTGTTCAAAAGCGTTGGCGTGGTGAAACACAAACCCAGCATGAGTTTCCAAAATCTGAACCGCTTCTTTAGGATGGCGCGGAATCAGGACAATGCGCGTTTTTTGGTGAGGTTGGAACTTGATACACTCTGCTGCCCCTCTTAACCCTAATGTAAATGGTATTGGGTTAAAAGCAACGGGGTTTTGGAAAAGAATGCAGTAGTTAGGAGTAATAGCGAAATCGTGAATGAAGGCAAACCCAGGAATACTATGGGCGTGCTGGCGAATAACTTTCCCTGCGGGGTTCAGTTCAAAAATAGTAACTGTAGTTGATAAACCAACCTTGAGGGAGAAATTGACCAAGCAAGGTTCGCCGCCGTCCATATCGCAACTAGGATCGAGGCGAGGATGTGCTGCAAAAGGATCGCCTTCTGCGATCGCGCCGTCCAGAAAATCTTTTCCCAAGGTTTCCAGATTGTGAGGATCGAGGCGATGGGGTTCGGCTGCTTCCCACAGTGCCAATAGTTTGCCACCCCAGTAGATAACATTAGTATTGGCAATATTCTTTAGCTTGAAATCAAAGGCATTTGCCAACCAACCGCCAGCTTTTTGCGTACCAAAGACACCGCGATACAGAATTTTTCCAGCTTTTTGTTCTTCTACATACGCTTCTGTACGAATATAGCGATTGCGGAAGTGGGCGCGACCGTCACGAAATGCGATCGCGCTAATCATACCATCGCCATCAAAGGGGTGGTGAACTGGTTGTCCGTTGATATCCAATAAGCCAGGACCATTGCGGAATAGTGTCCCGCACAGTTCAGGAGGGATTTCCCCTTCGACCTCATCAATTGAATAGTCGTATTCTTGTTTGAGCGATTCATATCCTCGCTGCCAATCGTGGCGTTGGTATGACTTGGGGGGAACTGTGGTGGCGCGTTCGTGAAGTTGCATAGTTAGGGAGTAGGGAGTCGGGAGTCGTAGGGGCGGGTTTACCTAAAATCTCTGTTCGGAGCGAAGCTAAAGAGTCAAGATAAATTACGAATTATGACTATAATTTCATAATTCACCATGCAGTATTCATTCTTCATCCGTCACTCGGCAGGTTCTTCGACTGGTTCTTGTCGCAAAGAAGATGGTACTAACTCTGACAAGTTAGGTAGCAAAGTTTGCCCGATCTCCTTATTGTCAGTTGCATCTGGAGCGATCGCAGGTTGTCCGCTAGCAGCAGTAATTTCTTCTTTAGCAGGTAGCCAGCTTAAAAATGGCAGGGGTAAAAGTGTTGATAAGTTAGTAATGACTACCAGAAGCCAGAGCAAATCGAAGTTATTCTGAGAAATGCCAAACCACCGCATCAAAATTGCTCCCATTTGATAGGAAGCCAAGGAAGCAAGGTTTGATACAGACATTAACAAGGCAAACAGGGTTGCTTCTACTCCTGGAGGGCAAAGTCTTGCTGCCAACACCAAAACAGGCATGTAGGCAATTTGTCCCATCACCGTGAGGACAAGACTATCGCCCAAACTAAACCAGCGATCGTCAATTCCTAAACTGCGATTGGTATGGGTAACTAAGAGCAGCATACTCATACCCAAAACTGCTGAAAATAAAGTACTCCAACCAAAAATGACGCGGAAGGAGACACCTTTGAGGAAGCGCTGAAAGATCCACACGCCAACGAGGGAAGCGATACTCGTCACCAAGCGCACCCTACCTAGAAATTCTGGTTCAAACCCTAATTCATTGGTGGTGAAGAAAAAGAAGGCTGCATCAGCCGTGGGAGTGGCTTGCCAGAGGAAAATAAAGGCAGTAGGAAGCCAAATTGTTCTTTGGGCGATCGCTTGTCGTAGTTGTTTAATTTGAGTATTGACACTAGACCAGTTGGCAAACGCTTGCGAGTTCTCTGTTTTGCTGACTGGGACTTCGGTAATAAACCAAGCAATGAAAGAAACTATGAGGGGAAAAGTTGCCGTAATCAAAAATACCGTGCGGGTGCTGAAATGTTCTAGCAGCCAGCCGCTGAAATAAGCTGTAATTAAACCACCAAAGGCTGAAGTTCCCCAACATAGAGACTGCAGCGAACCCGCATCAGCTTGAGATTCGACTCTTGCTCGTTCTACCACCAAAGAGTCTACAATCACGTCGCTGACGGCAACTGATAAAGAGCCTAGCGCGATCGCCCCTACAGCTGCCATTGGCGTATGTACGACTGTCGCCATACTCACCCAGGAAATAGCCCCTAAAATGCCTGATAAGATCAGGTAAGGACGGCGGCGATAGCCAAAAATGGGTAAACCATCAGAGACAAAGCCAAATACTGGTTTGATAATCCAGGGAAGTGCCACAATGCCTAATAAGGACGAGACTTCGGCTGGACTCAATCCCAGTTCATCCTTGAAGAAAAAGCTGACGGCAAGGCGGGCTAAGCCTAGAATTCCCTGAACGAAGTAGACAGTCAGGATTGCGATTAACTCCGTACTGGGTTCTTGACCGAAGAAAATCTTTTCTTTTAACGAGTCTTTTACCTTGGACAAGCCAGACGCGGAAATCAGCATTGATTAAAATAAATAAACTTTAAGATTTATCGACTTTTATATCATATCTACTTTGAAAGGGAGTAGGGAGTAGGGAGTCGGGGAAAGAGAGCTGCTCTTGAGCTGGGGAGCAACTATAAATTAAATTCAAAATTTCAGAGGGTACAAACCTGACCCAGAAATGAAGAGTTGCCGAGCGACAAGTTAATGGTAAGTTCAGGTTGTCACCAATTGCAATGTGACAATTGATCGTGAGCGAGTTTTGCATGTCCCGAATGGGTTGACGATGCTGCAAAAATTTGACTTCACCTGAAATTTTATTCAAACACGAACATCAGTTGAATTAGGAAACAAATCCGAACATATTGGCAGAATGGAAAAATTTCTGATTGCAGTATCCTTCATTAGATGCGCGATCGGGGACTACACAAAAAAGCCTTTCTAGTAAGGTAGGTAGTACTTGCCCTACACTTATCTTTTAATAAGTAAAAAGTAGCTATTTTTACACGTAAAATATCGGTATTTGAAAAACTACGTAAAAGTCGCCTCTTGTATCGCAAATATAGACACAAATCGGACATAAGCATTGCTGTATAACCAATATTTTATTTTTTTGAAATAAGAATTATAAAATTGTTGCCATCTATGAATTTATTTTTAGACAAAAATTTAATGCATAATTTGCTATTCCTTAAAATAATCTGAATAAGTATAACCGCAGAGAGATGACATGGGAATATCTAGCCAAGACGCAAACTTCAGTCTGTTTGGATAGTCATCAAAAAACTTTTTCTTAAAAAAATTATGGACATAACGCAGATTGTGCAGACAGCTTCGCAAACACTAACTCAAGTAGGGTTGAAGCTCATTGGTGCAATTGTTTTCTGGATTGTTGGTCGATGGTTGATTAACGTTGCGGCTAGCCTTTTATCCCGCAGCCTCAAGCACCAAAAAGTTGATAAAACAATTTTGAGCTATCTAGTAGCTACGGTTAAAGTCACGCTAAATATTATTTTAGTCGTGGCAATTCTGGGCTTTTTTGGCATTGAAACCACCTCTTTTGCGGCTTTACTAGCGGCGGCTGGTGTGGCGATTGGTGCAGCTTGGAGCGGACTGTTAGCGAATTTTGCCGCAGGCGCGTTTCTCATGATTCTGCGACCCTTCAAGGTAGGTGACTTTATTGCTGCTGGCGGCGTGACGGGAACCGTGCAGGAAATTGGCTTGTTTGCCACTACAATCAACACTCTAGACAACGTACACACGGTTGTAGGCAACAACAAAATCTTTTCCGACAATATTCAAAACTTTTCGGCAAATACTTATCGTCGCGTCGATCTAGTGGCTCAACTCAACCACAACACAGATCATAATGCCGCGATCGCCATGTTAAAAGAACGGCTGAGTCGAATTCCCAACGTCCTCTCTAATCCTGCCCCAGATGTAGAAATCTTAGAATTTAATTTAGCGGGTCCCGTGTTAGCGGTACGTCCTTACTGCAACAATGCCGACTACTGGCAGGTTTATTTTGATACCAACCGCCTGATCCGCGACAGCTTTGGCGAAGCTGGATTTTCTGCCCCAGAACAACTTTACGCGATTCGGAATAATTAGAAATTTGTAGAGACGTTACACGTAACGTCTCTACAATAATTACAACACGCCCTTGGAACTAGGGATATTACCAGCTCGACGCGGATCGATTTCTACAGCCATGCGGAGCGATCGCGCCAAAGCTTTAAAAGTTGCTTCAATAATATGGTGAGAGTTAATCCCATCGAGTTGACGAATATGCAGCGTCATTTGACTGTGGTTAACCAGCGCTACAAAGAATTCCCGCACCAGTTGAGTATCGTAGGTTCCGACTCGTTGGGTGGGAATTTGCAGTCCATAACTGAGATGGGGACGACCGGAAAAATCTAAAGCAACCTGAATTAATGCCTCATCCAGGGGGGCGAGAAAATGCCCAAAGCGGATGATACCCTTGCGATCGCCTAAAGCTTGGTGAAAAGCTTGTCCCAGGGTAATTCCTACATCTTCATTCGTGTGGTGGTCGTCAATTTCAATATCGCCTGTCGCCTTGACTTCCAAATCGAATAGTCCGTGGGAAGCTATTTGATGCAGCATGTGGTCTAAAAATGGGATTCCCGTCGCCGCAGTGCATTTACCCGTTCCATCTAAATTCAGCGTGACTTGGACATCGGTTTCGCCTGTAGTCCGGCGGACAGAAGCAGTCCGTGCGGCAAATGTGAGTTCGTTAATTGAGGGGCGATCGCTAATCTGCATGACTGAAATTTAGGGAGTAGGGAGCGGGAAGTCAATGAAATTCAAATTAGATTCAATTTTTACTTATTTCATCTTACTGTTAATAGCTCTAGCCATTCATTATGTTTAGCGTTGTTGGGTAAATATTGCTACTACCAAAACAAATAGGGTGCGATGTCAGCGCACCCTACCCGCGATCGAACTAAACGTTATCTCAAAACGTTATCTCAATATATTCACGATTCCTAGCACCGGACTTAAGACGGGACCAAATACAGCGCCAATTGCGTCACCAACCCCCGCCGCACTATTACGTCTGACGACGATAATATCGTTGTCACGCATAGTTGGGTTATTTTCGTCGTTGATTCCTTTAGAAAAATCAAGCTTGACTCGGCGACTCGTGACCGTACCGTCAGGATTGAGACGAATTAAATCTGCCGAACCCCTTCTAGCACGGGCGTTATCAAATCCTCCTGCTGTTAACAGCGCTTGGTTAAGCGGTGTATTAGGCTGCAAGTTGACGAGTCCTGGTGTTTTGACTTCTCCCACAACGCTAACTTGAATTGTCGCTGGAGAAAAACTGGCATCTGCTAAGGCAGTAGCATCTGCTGGGCTGATATTTGTTGCCGTTGAAACGACAACAGTGTCACCTTCTTGAACGATCGTGTCTTGGTTGGGATCTCCTTGTAGCAATTTCCAGAAACTCACGGTCATCTTTTGTTCGCCGCCATTTCTGGTCGGACGACGGATTTGAATGTTTCGC harbors:
- the nusG gene encoding transcription termination/antitermination protein NusG; translation: MTFATDEPGDSRREEEATPAISDTADRKPRWYAVQVASGCEKRVKADLERRAQTFDVSERIFQVEIPQSKAFKIRKDGSRQETDEKVFPGYVLVKMAMDDETWQVVKNTSHVINFVGAEQKRGSGRGRGHVKPLPLSPPEVERIFKQAQEQEPVVKINLAAGDRIIVLTGPFKDFEGEVVEVSPERSKLKALLSIFGRDTPVELEFNQVQKQG
- a CDS encoding folate/biopterin family MFS transporter, producing MLISASGLSKVKDSLKEKIFFGQEPSTELIAILTVYFVQGILGLARLAVSFFFKDELGLSPAEVSSLLGIVALPWIIKPVFGFVSDGLPIFGYRRRPYLILSGILGAISWVSMATVVHTPMAAVGAIALGSLSVAVSDVIVDSLVVERARVESQADAGSLQSLCWGTSAFGGLITAYFSGWLLEHFSTRTVFLITATFPLIVSFIAWFITEVPVSKTENSQAFANWSSVNTQIKQLRQAIAQRTIWLPTAFIFLWQATPTADAAFFFFTTNELGFEPEFLGRVRLVTSIASLVGVWIFQRFLKGVSFRVIFGWSTLFSAVLGMSMLLLVTHTNRSLGIDDRWFSLGDSLVLTVMGQIAYMPVLVLAARLCPPGVEATLFALLMSVSNLASLASYQMGAILMRWFGISQNNFDLLWLLVVITNLSTLLPLPFLSWLPAKEEITAASGQPAIAPDATDNKEIGQTLLPNLSELVPSSLRQEPVEEPAE
- the hisB gene encoding imidazoleglycerol-phosphate dehydratase HisB is translated as MQISDRPSINELTFAARTASVRRTTGETDVQVTLNLDGTGKCTAATGIPFLDHMLHQIASHGLFDLEVKATGDIEIDDHHTNEDVGITLGQAFHQALGDRKGIIRFGHFLAPLDEALIQVALDFSGRPHLSYGLQIPTQRVGTYDTQLVREFFVALVNHSQMTLHIRQLDGINSHHIIEATFKALARSLRMAVEIDPRRAGNIPSSKGVL
- the rplA gene encoding 50S ribosomal protein L1; its protein translation is MAKKVSRRLRSLQEKVEDRAYAPIEALQLLKETATAKFPEAAEAHIRLGIDPKYTDQQLRTTVVLPKGTGQEVRVAVIARGEKVTEASNAGADIVGSEELITEIQNGRMDFDKLIATPDVMPQVARLGKLLGPRGLMPSPKGGTVTFDIASAISEFKAGKLEFRADRTGIVHVMFGKAAFPAEDLLVNLKALQETIDRNRPSGAKGRYWRTIFVSATMGPAIEVEISGLRDLKMAEAA
- a CDS encoding DUF4089 domain-containing protein, giving the protein MDEQQLDLAEYVDLMALVLDLPIPAAYRSGVVDNFAKIKAIAQIVHDFAIPEDIEAATVFEP
- a CDS encoding mechanosensitive ion channel family protein codes for the protein MDITQIVQTASQTLTQVGLKLIGAIVFWIVGRWLINVAASLLSRSLKHQKVDKTILSYLVATVKVTLNIILVVAILGFFGIETTSFAALLAAAGVAIGAAWSGLLANFAAGAFLMILRPFKVGDFIAAGGVTGTVQEIGLFATTINTLDNVHTVVGNNKIFSDNIQNFSANTYRRVDLVAQLNHNTDHNAAIAMLKERLSRIPNVLSNPAPDVEILEFNLAGPVLAVRPYCNNADYWQVYFDTNRLIRDSFGEAGFSAPEQLYAIRNN
- a CDS encoding carotenoid oxygenase family protein is translated as MQLHERATTVPPKSYQRHDWQRGYESLKQEYDYSIDEVEGEIPPELCGTLFRNGPGLLDINGQPVHHPFDGDGMISAIAFRDGRAHFRNRYIRTEAYVEEQKAGKILYRGVFGTQKAGGWLANAFDFKLKNIANTNVIYWGGKLLALWEAAEPHRLDPHNLETLGKDFLDGAIAEGDPFAAHPRLDPSCDMDGGEPCLVNFSLKVGLSTTVTIFELNPAGKVIRQHAHSIPGFAFIHDFAITPNYCILFQNPVAFNPIPFTLGLRGAAECIKFQPHQKTRIVLIPRHPKEAVQILETHAGFVFHHANAFEQDGEIVVDSICYESFPEVEPASDFKQVDFDALKPGQLWRFHLNLQDKTVSRELIEERCCEFPSIHKDKVGRPYRYLFMGAAHESTGNAPLQAILKIDLETGERQLWSAAPRGFISEPIFVPRPDSTLEDDGWVLSVVYDSTHHRSDVVILDGRDLNKGAIATLHLKHHIPYGLHGNFAPDCTTAS
- the rplL gene encoding 50S ribosomal protein L7/L12 — protein: MSAATDQILEQLKSLTLLEASELVKQIEEAFGVSAAAPAGGMMMMAPGAGAAAPAEEVEEKTEFDVILEEVPADKKIAILKQVRELTGLGLKEAKDLVESAPKPVKEGIAKEAAEDAKKTLEAAGAKVTVK
- the rplJ gene encoding 50S ribosomal protein L10 translates to MGRTIENKKEIVEDLKATLSESQLALVINYQGLSVAEITDLRRRLRPTGTVCKVTKNTLMGIAISGQDNWLAMEELLQGSSAFLLVKEDISGAIKAYQDFQKASKKTELRGGVMEGRLLKEADVKALGDLPSKEQLMAQIAGAINALATKVAVGINEVPSSLARGIQAYADKDGSAATETDAAA
- a CDS encoding serine/threonine-protein kinase; the encoded protein is MTTALLNNRYQTIKLLGAGGFGETFLAADTYLPSRRPCVVKQLKPVANDLQLYQIIQERFQREAATLEALSAGSDQIPKLYAYFSENGQFYLIQEWIEGETLTRKVTSEGVLSEATVWKILVSLLKVLHYVHSKGIIYRDIKPDNIILRQPDCQPVMIDFGAVKETMATAIAAQGRSIYTMVLGTPGFMAPEQAVGRPIYASDIYSLGMTAIYLLTGKLPQELEVDPHTERAIWQQYAANVSPSLAAVLNKAVEYQPRDRYSTAIKMLNDLQSVDTISSCQEVDRDAIAPTHQQTLETQTIPPPTIRQSSGKKQKYLIFGGLLIGGLLSTATVFSFVPQPAPRSSVLPASPPTPVTTDRSPQPPLQRRATDQNSPASPVAARSPQPPLQRRATDQNSPQSSLQRGGATDRNSIQPPLLRGARGDRDRDIPGFPIGTTENVVKAALGNPTKTSRGLWVNTRAAIYDIEPERITLGYLFDRTSGRLRQTEVSFAQSVAPETMQTTLQRMLRDRIAPEITKGLQQVYQRRTNRYSFRQGQLKGAIERNSRDRIYIGIWDANLHD
- the rplK gene encoding 50S ribosomal protein L11 — its product is MAKKVVAVIKLALNAGKANPAPPVGPALGQHGVNIMMFCKEYNARTADQAGMVIPVEISVFEDRSFTFVLKTPPASVLIRKAAGIERGSNEPNKKRVGSISTAQLREIAQTKLPDLNANDIDAAMKIVAGTAKNMGVNVTE